The following proteins come from a genomic window of Alosa alosa isolate M-15738 ecotype Scorff River chromosome 2, AALO_Geno_1.1, whole genome shotgun sequence:
- the zmp:0000001268 gene encoding CYTL1 domain-containing protein, with translation MASTGNCLIFLIIVSFVQGSPPPYWTSPPTCYSKVLDMGRDVSARVADLKTDPETSHCADHMPYLYIDVHNACIMETMLSFMTMIERMRQRRCAYTRKVQELRMKLRQLHMIISQRCHGDLVFTIDNCGALERRRTS, from the exons ATGGCCAGCACTGGGAACTGCCTCATCTTTTTGATCATCGTCTCGTTTGTCCAAGGCAGCCCTCCACCGTACTGGACCAGTCCACCAACATGCTACTCCAAAGTGCTGGACATGGGGAGGGATGTCAGTGCGCGTGTGGCAGACTTAAAGACTGACCCTGAAACT AGTCATTGTGCTGACCACATGCCGTACCTGTACATTGATGTGCAT AATGCTTGCATCATGGAGACGATGCTTAGCTTCATGACCATGATCGAGCGCATGCGGCAGAGACGCTGTGCGTACACACGCAAAGTCCAGGAGCTGCGCATGAAGTTACGCCAGCTTCACATGATCATCTCCCAGAGGTGTCATGGG GACCTGGTGTTCACAATTGATAACTGTGGAGCATTGGAGAGGAGAAGAACTTCCTAA